A genomic window from Pectinophora gossypiella unplaced genomic scaffold, ilPecGoss1.1 Pgos_43, whole genome shotgun sequence includes:
- the LOC126381288 gene encoding calcium-binding mitochondrial carrier protein Aralar1-like isoform X1 has translation MFTSLFSPLITKASCEEGTGYLKRADTKQLHDIFLKYATVDRNGEKYITSEDFVRKYLGLFDEDDYNKESVQLIAGIVDMDKDGFISFSEFQTFEGLLCVPDALYKTAFQLFDTNGNGLVGFDEFAEVMQKTALHKKLPFNMESTFIRLYFGKDRKRLVTYPEFSQFLHDFHEEYGVEAFKKCDKNASGFISSGDFRDIMLSVKNHLLTKEMKTKVINASGGFPQGERKISFPYYMAFNSLLNNMELIKRVYLNATNGSRTHEVTKEEFLHSAQMMSQITPLEVDILFTLCDMIHHSNGRIVYNDLHTITPEQYFKHVSRRIAEIKAVSSPEERSVFIQILESTYRFTLGSIAGAVGASAVYPIDLVKTRMQNQRTGSFIGEVAYRNSWDCFKKVIRHEGVFGLYRGLVPQLIGVAPEKAIKLTMNDLVRDKLSDSKGNISILGEVIAGACAGGSQVVFTNPLEIVKIRLQVAGEIAGASKVRAWSVVKDLGLFGLYKGAKACLLRDVPFSAIYFPAYAHVKAKFADENGYNHPLTLLVSGAIAGIPAASLVTPADVIKTRLQVVARSGQTTYNGVIDAARKIYAEEGARAFWKGATARVFRSSPQFGVTLLTYEVLQRLFYVDFGGSRPAGSEFQVSTLLDEAKKKPDHIGGYQVATPVLTGLETKFGIALPRFAHIHKPQPQ, from the exons ATGTTCACATCGTTGTTTAGCCCTTTGATAACTAAGGCCAGCTGTGAAGAG GGGACTGGTTATTTAAAACGAGCAGATACAAAGCAACTACATGATATATTTCTGAAGTACGCCACCGTCGACCGCAACGGCGAGAAGTATATAACTAGTGAAGATTTCGTCCGGAAGTATCTTGGATTATTCGATGAAG ATGACTACAACAAGGAGTCGGTGCAGCTCATCGCTGGCATCGTCGACATGGACAAAGACGGCTTCATCTCCTTCTCGGAGTTCCAAACGTTCGAGGGACTCCTGTGTGTGCCGGACGCACTGTATAAGACCGCCTTCCAACTCTTCGACACCAACGGCAATGGACTTGTTGGATTTG ACGAATTCGCCGAAGTCATGCAGAAGACGGCTCTGCACAAGAAACTACCTTTCAATATGGAGAGTACATTCATCCGCCTCTACTTCGGTAAGGATAGGAAACGTCTAGTGACCTACCCTGAGTTCAGCCAGTTCCTTCACGACTTCCACGAGGAGTATGGAGTGGAAGCCTTCAAGAAATGCGACAAAAACGCCTCTGGGTTTATCAGTTCTGGAGACTTCAGGGATATTATGCTGTCCGTGAAGAACCATCTGCTTACTAAGGAGATGAAGACTAAggttataaat GCTTCAGGCGGCTTCCCCCAAGGCGAGCGCAAGATCAGTTTCCCCTACTACATGGCCTTCAACTCACTACTCAACAACATGGAGCTTATCAAGAGGGTCTATCTCAACGCTACTAACGGTTCTCGCACGCACGAAGTCACGAAAGAAGAATTCCTTCACTCCGCCCAGATGATGAGTCAAATCACTCCTCTAGAAGTCGATATCCTGTTCACTCTTTGCGACATGATTCATCATTCAAATGG tCGAATCGTGTACAACGACCTCCACACCATCACGCCGGAACAGTACTTCAAACATGTGTCCCGACGCATCGCAGAAATTAAAGCCGTATCC AGTCCGGAAGAGCGAAGCGTCTTCATTCAGATCTTGGAGAGCACGTACAGATTCACGCTAGGTTCTATTGCTGGTg CCGTTGGCGCGTCAGCGGTATACCCAATCGACCTGGTGAAGACTCGAATGCAGAACCAGCGTACGGGCTCGTTCATCGGTGAGGTGGCGTACCGTAACTCGTGGGACTGCTTCAAGAAGGTCATCCGCCACGAGGGTGTCTTCGGCCTCTACAGGGGTCTCGTGCCACAACTCATCGGAGTCGCGCCGGAAAAGGCTATCAAGCTtact ATGAACGACTTGGTTCGCGACAAATTAAGCGACTCCAAGGGTAATATTTCGATCCTCGGAGAAGTTATCGCTGGAGCATGC GCTGGTGGCTCCCAGGTGGTCTTTACAAACCCCCTAGAGATCGTCAAGATTCGTCTTCAGGTCGCCGGCGAGATCGCGGGCGCCAGTAAAGTGCGCGCGTGGTCCGTGGTCAAAGACCTCGGGCTGTTTGGCCTCTACAAGGGGGCGAAGGCCTGTCTGCTTAGGGATGTACCCTTCAGCGCTATCTACTTCCCTGCTTATGCTCATGTTAAG GCCAAATTCGCGGACGAGAACGGGTACAACCACCCACTGACGCTGCTGGTGTCAGGTGCCATTGCTGGCATCCCCGCCGCCTCGCTCGTCACGCCCGCTGACGTCATCAAGACCCGGCTACAG GTGGTAGCGAGATCAGGCCAGACGACGTATAACGGTGTGATTGACGCCGCGAGGAAGATCTATGCTGAAGAAGGTGCTAGAGCTTTCTGGAAGGGTGCCACAG CGCGTGTGTTCCGCTCATCACCACAGTTCGGCGTGACGCTGCTCACATACGAGGTGTTGCAACGTCTCTTCTACGTGGACTTCGGTGGATC ACGGCCGGCGGGTTCCGAGTTCCAAGTATCCACATTGCTGGACGAAGCGAAGAAGAAGCCAGACCACATCGGAGGGTACCAAGTAGCCACGCCGGTGCTCACTGGCTTAGAAACCAAGTTTGGCATCGCGTTGCCAAGGTTCGCGCACATCCACAAACCTCAACCTCAGTAG
- the LOC126381288 gene encoding calcium-binding mitochondrial carrier protein Aralar1-like isoform X4, whose protein sequence is MDKDGFISFSEFQTFEGLLCVPDALYKTAFQLFDTNGNGLVGFDEFAEVMQKTALHKKLPFNMESTFIRLYFGKDRKRLVTYPEFSQFLHDFHEEYGVEAFKKCDKNASGFISSGDFRDIMLSVKNHLLTKEMKTKVINASGGFPQGERKISFPYYMAFNSLLNNMELIKRVYLNATNGSRTHEVTKEEFLHSAQMMSQITPLEVDILFTLCDMIHHSNGRIVYNDLHTITPEQYFKHVSRRIAEIKAVSSPEERSVFIQILESTYRFTLGSIAGAVGASAVYPIDLVKTRMQNQRTGSFIGEVAYRNSWDCFKKVIRHEGVFGLYRGLVPQLIGVAPEKAIKLTMNDLVRDKLSDSKGNISILGEVIAGACAGGSQVVFTNPLEIVKIRLQVAGEIAGASKVRAWSVVKDLGLFGLYKGAKACLLRDVPFSAIYFPAYAHVKAKFADENGYNHPLTLLVSGAIAGIPAASLVTPADVIKTRLQVVARSGQTTYNGVIDAARKIYAEEGARAFWKGATARVFRSSPQFGVTLLTYEVLQRLFYVDFGGSRPAGSEFQVSTLLDEAKKKPDHIGGYQVATPVLTGLETKFGIALPRFAHIHKPQPQ, encoded by the exons ATGGACAAAGACGGCTTCATCTCCTTCTCGGAGTTCCAAACGTTCGAGGGACTCCTGTGTGTGCCGGACGCACTGTATAAGACCGCCTTCCAACTCTTCGACACCAACGGCAATGGACTTGTTGGATTTG ACGAATTCGCCGAAGTCATGCAGAAGACGGCTCTGCACAAGAAACTACCTTTCAATATGGAGAGTACATTCATCCGCCTCTACTTCGGTAAGGATAGGAAACGTCTAGTGACCTACCCTGAGTTCAGCCAGTTCCTTCACGACTTCCACGAGGAGTATGGAGTGGAAGCCTTCAAGAAATGCGACAAAAACGCCTCTGGGTTTATCAGTTCTGGAGACTTCAGGGATATTATGCTGTCCGTGAAGAACCATCTGCTTACTAAGGAGATGAAGACTAAggttataaat GCTTCAGGCGGCTTCCCCCAAGGCGAGCGCAAGATCAGTTTCCCCTACTACATGGCCTTCAACTCACTACTCAACAACATGGAGCTTATCAAGAGGGTCTATCTCAACGCTACTAACGGTTCTCGCACGCACGAAGTCACGAAAGAAGAATTCCTTCACTCCGCCCAGATGATGAGTCAAATCACTCCTCTAGAAGTCGATATCCTGTTCACTCTTTGCGACATGATTCATCATTCAAATGG tCGAATCGTGTACAACGACCTCCACACCATCACGCCGGAACAGTACTTCAAACATGTGTCCCGACGCATCGCAGAAATTAAAGCCGTATCC AGTCCGGAAGAGCGAAGCGTCTTCATTCAGATCTTGGAGAGCACGTACAGATTCACGCTAGGTTCTATTGCTGGTg CCGTTGGCGCGTCAGCGGTATACCCAATCGACCTGGTGAAGACTCGAATGCAGAACCAGCGTACGGGCTCGTTCATCGGTGAGGTGGCGTACCGTAACTCGTGGGACTGCTTCAAGAAGGTCATCCGCCACGAGGGTGTCTTCGGCCTCTACAGGGGTCTCGTGCCACAACTCATCGGAGTCGCGCCGGAAAAGGCTATCAAGCTtact ATGAACGACTTGGTTCGCGACAAATTAAGCGACTCCAAGGGTAATATTTCGATCCTCGGAGAAGTTATCGCTGGAGCATGC GCTGGTGGCTCCCAGGTGGTCTTTACAAACCCCCTAGAGATCGTCAAGATTCGTCTTCAGGTCGCCGGCGAGATCGCGGGCGCCAGTAAAGTGCGCGCGTGGTCCGTGGTCAAAGACCTCGGGCTGTTTGGCCTCTACAAGGGGGCGAAGGCCTGTCTGCTTAGGGATGTACCCTTCAGCGCTATCTACTTCCCTGCTTATGCTCATGTTAAG GCCAAATTCGCGGACGAGAACGGGTACAACCACCCACTGACGCTGCTGGTGTCAGGTGCCATTGCTGGCATCCCCGCCGCCTCGCTCGTCACGCCCGCTGACGTCATCAAGACCCGGCTACAG GTGGTAGCGAGATCAGGCCAGACGACGTATAACGGTGTGATTGACGCCGCGAGGAAGATCTATGCTGAAGAAGGTGCTAGAGCTTTCTGGAAGGGTGCCACAG CGCGTGTGTTCCGCTCATCACCACAGTTCGGCGTGACGCTGCTCACATACGAGGTGTTGCAACGTCTCTTCTACGTGGACTTCGGTGGATC ACGGCCGGCGGGTTCCGAGTTCCAAGTATCCACATTGCTGGACGAAGCGAAGAAGAAGCCAGACCACATCGGAGGGTACCAAGTAGCCACGCCGGTGCTCACTGGCTTAGAAACCAAGTTTGGCATCGCGTTGCCAAGGTTCGCGCACATCCACAAACCTCAACCTCAGTAG
- the LOC126381288 gene encoding calcium-binding mitochondrial carrier protein Aralar1-like isoform X2, whose protein sequence is MTSRRGTGYLKRADTKQLHDIFLKYATVDRNGEKYITSEDFVRKYLGLFDEDDYNKESVQLIAGIVDMDKDGFISFSEFQTFEGLLCVPDALYKTAFQLFDTNGNGLVGFDEFAEVMQKTALHKKLPFNMESTFIRLYFGKDRKRLVTYPEFSQFLHDFHEEYGVEAFKKCDKNASGFISSGDFRDIMLSVKNHLLTKEMKTKVINASGGFPQGERKISFPYYMAFNSLLNNMELIKRVYLNATNGSRTHEVTKEEFLHSAQMMSQITPLEVDILFTLCDMIHHSNGRIVYNDLHTITPEQYFKHVSRRIAEIKAVSSPEERSVFIQILESTYRFTLGSIAGAVGASAVYPIDLVKTRMQNQRTGSFIGEVAYRNSWDCFKKVIRHEGVFGLYRGLVPQLIGVAPEKAIKLTMNDLVRDKLSDSKGNISILGEVIAGACAGGSQVVFTNPLEIVKIRLQVAGEIAGASKVRAWSVVKDLGLFGLYKGAKACLLRDVPFSAIYFPAYAHVKAKFADENGYNHPLTLLVSGAIAGIPAASLVTPADVIKTRLQVVARSGQTTYNGVIDAARKIYAEEGARAFWKGATARVFRSSPQFGVTLLTYEVLQRLFYVDFGGSRPAGSEFQVSTLLDEAKKKPDHIGGYQVATPVLTGLETKFGIALPRFAHIHKPQPQ, encoded by the exons ATGACTTCTCGTCGg GGGACTGGTTATTTAAAACGAGCAGATACAAAGCAACTACATGATATATTTCTGAAGTACGCCACCGTCGACCGCAACGGCGAGAAGTATATAACTAGTGAAGATTTCGTCCGGAAGTATCTTGGATTATTCGATGAAG ATGACTACAACAAGGAGTCGGTGCAGCTCATCGCTGGCATCGTCGACATGGACAAAGACGGCTTCATCTCCTTCTCGGAGTTCCAAACGTTCGAGGGACTCCTGTGTGTGCCGGACGCACTGTATAAGACCGCCTTCCAACTCTTCGACACCAACGGCAATGGACTTGTTGGATTTG ACGAATTCGCCGAAGTCATGCAGAAGACGGCTCTGCACAAGAAACTACCTTTCAATATGGAGAGTACATTCATCCGCCTCTACTTCGGTAAGGATAGGAAACGTCTAGTGACCTACCCTGAGTTCAGCCAGTTCCTTCACGACTTCCACGAGGAGTATGGAGTGGAAGCCTTCAAGAAATGCGACAAAAACGCCTCTGGGTTTATCAGTTCTGGAGACTTCAGGGATATTATGCTGTCCGTGAAGAACCATCTGCTTACTAAGGAGATGAAGACTAAggttataaat GCTTCAGGCGGCTTCCCCCAAGGCGAGCGCAAGATCAGTTTCCCCTACTACATGGCCTTCAACTCACTACTCAACAACATGGAGCTTATCAAGAGGGTCTATCTCAACGCTACTAACGGTTCTCGCACGCACGAAGTCACGAAAGAAGAATTCCTTCACTCCGCCCAGATGATGAGTCAAATCACTCCTCTAGAAGTCGATATCCTGTTCACTCTTTGCGACATGATTCATCATTCAAATGG tCGAATCGTGTACAACGACCTCCACACCATCACGCCGGAACAGTACTTCAAACATGTGTCCCGACGCATCGCAGAAATTAAAGCCGTATCC AGTCCGGAAGAGCGAAGCGTCTTCATTCAGATCTTGGAGAGCACGTACAGATTCACGCTAGGTTCTATTGCTGGTg CCGTTGGCGCGTCAGCGGTATACCCAATCGACCTGGTGAAGACTCGAATGCAGAACCAGCGTACGGGCTCGTTCATCGGTGAGGTGGCGTACCGTAACTCGTGGGACTGCTTCAAGAAGGTCATCCGCCACGAGGGTGTCTTCGGCCTCTACAGGGGTCTCGTGCCACAACTCATCGGAGTCGCGCCGGAAAAGGCTATCAAGCTtact ATGAACGACTTGGTTCGCGACAAATTAAGCGACTCCAAGGGTAATATTTCGATCCTCGGAGAAGTTATCGCTGGAGCATGC GCTGGTGGCTCCCAGGTGGTCTTTACAAACCCCCTAGAGATCGTCAAGATTCGTCTTCAGGTCGCCGGCGAGATCGCGGGCGCCAGTAAAGTGCGCGCGTGGTCCGTGGTCAAAGACCTCGGGCTGTTTGGCCTCTACAAGGGGGCGAAGGCCTGTCTGCTTAGGGATGTACCCTTCAGCGCTATCTACTTCCCTGCTTATGCTCATGTTAAG GCCAAATTCGCGGACGAGAACGGGTACAACCACCCACTGACGCTGCTGGTGTCAGGTGCCATTGCTGGCATCCCCGCCGCCTCGCTCGTCACGCCCGCTGACGTCATCAAGACCCGGCTACAG GTGGTAGCGAGATCAGGCCAGACGACGTATAACGGTGTGATTGACGCCGCGAGGAAGATCTATGCTGAAGAAGGTGCTAGAGCTTTCTGGAAGGGTGCCACAG CGCGTGTGTTCCGCTCATCACCACAGTTCGGCGTGACGCTGCTCACATACGAGGTGTTGCAACGTCTCTTCTACGTGGACTTCGGTGGATC ACGGCCGGCGGGTTCCGAGTTCCAAGTATCCACATTGCTGGACGAAGCGAAGAAGAAGCCAGACCACATCGGAGGGTACCAAGTAGCCACGCCGGTGCTCACTGGCTTAGAAACCAAGTTTGGCATCGCGTTGCCAAGGTTCGCGCACATCCACAAACCTCAACCTCAGTAG
- the LOC126381288 gene encoding calcium-binding mitochondrial carrier protein Aralar1-like isoform X3, with amino-acid sequence MEHNSGTGYLKRADTKQLHDIFLKYATVDRNGEKYITSEDFVRKYLGLFDEDDYNKESVQLIAGIVDMDKDGFISFSEFQTFEGLLCVPDALYKTAFQLFDTNGNGLVGFDEFAEVMQKTALHKKLPFNMESTFIRLYFGKDRKRLVTYPEFSQFLHDFHEEYGVEAFKKCDKNASGFISSGDFRDIMLSVKNHLLTKEMKTKVINASGGFPQGERKISFPYYMAFNSLLNNMELIKRVYLNATNGSRTHEVTKEEFLHSAQMMSQITPLEVDILFTLCDMIHHSNGRIVYNDLHTITPEQYFKHVSRRIAEIKAVSSPEERSVFIQILESTYRFTLGSIAGAVGASAVYPIDLVKTRMQNQRTGSFIGEVAYRNSWDCFKKVIRHEGVFGLYRGLVPQLIGVAPEKAIKLTMNDLVRDKLSDSKGNISILGEVIAGACAGGSQVVFTNPLEIVKIRLQVAGEIAGASKVRAWSVVKDLGLFGLYKGAKACLLRDVPFSAIYFPAYAHVKAKFADENGYNHPLTLLVSGAIAGIPAASLVTPADVIKTRLQVVARSGQTTYNGVIDAARKIYAEEGARAFWKGATARVFRSSPQFGVTLLTYEVLQRLFYVDFGGSRPAGSEFQVSTLLDEAKKKPDHIGGYQVATPVLTGLETKFGIALPRFAHIHKPQPQ; translated from the exons ATGGAGCATAATTCA GGGACTGGTTATTTAAAACGAGCAGATACAAAGCAACTACATGATATATTTCTGAAGTACGCCACCGTCGACCGCAACGGCGAGAAGTATATAACTAGTGAAGATTTCGTCCGGAAGTATCTTGGATTATTCGATGAAG ATGACTACAACAAGGAGTCGGTGCAGCTCATCGCTGGCATCGTCGACATGGACAAAGACGGCTTCATCTCCTTCTCGGAGTTCCAAACGTTCGAGGGACTCCTGTGTGTGCCGGACGCACTGTATAAGACCGCCTTCCAACTCTTCGACACCAACGGCAATGGACTTGTTGGATTTG ACGAATTCGCCGAAGTCATGCAGAAGACGGCTCTGCACAAGAAACTACCTTTCAATATGGAGAGTACATTCATCCGCCTCTACTTCGGTAAGGATAGGAAACGTCTAGTGACCTACCCTGAGTTCAGCCAGTTCCTTCACGACTTCCACGAGGAGTATGGAGTGGAAGCCTTCAAGAAATGCGACAAAAACGCCTCTGGGTTTATCAGTTCTGGAGACTTCAGGGATATTATGCTGTCCGTGAAGAACCATCTGCTTACTAAGGAGATGAAGACTAAggttataaat GCTTCAGGCGGCTTCCCCCAAGGCGAGCGCAAGATCAGTTTCCCCTACTACATGGCCTTCAACTCACTACTCAACAACATGGAGCTTATCAAGAGGGTCTATCTCAACGCTACTAACGGTTCTCGCACGCACGAAGTCACGAAAGAAGAATTCCTTCACTCCGCCCAGATGATGAGTCAAATCACTCCTCTAGAAGTCGATATCCTGTTCACTCTTTGCGACATGATTCATCATTCAAATGG tCGAATCGTGTACAACGACCTCCACACCATCACGCCGGAACAGTACTTCAAACATGTGTCCCGACGCATCGCAGAAATTAAAGCCGTATCC AGTCCGGAAGAGCGAAGCGTCTTCATTCAGATCTTGGAGAGCACGTACAGATTCACGCTAGGTTCTATTGCTGGTg CCGTTGGCGCGTCAGCGGTATACCCAATCGACCTGGTGAAGACTCGAATGCAGAACCAGCGTACGGGCTCGTTCATCGGTGAGGTGGCGTACCGTAACTCGTGGGACTGCTTCAAGAAGGTCATCCGCCACGAGGGTGTCTTCGGCCTCTACAGGGGTCTCGTGCCACAACTCATCGGAGTCGCGCCGGAAAAGGCTATCAAGCTtact ATGAACGACTTGGTTCGCGACAAATTAAGCGACTCCAAGGGTAATATTTCGATCCTCGGAGAAGTTATCGCTGGAGCATGC GCTGGTGGCTCCCAGGTGGTCTTTACAAACCCCCTAGAGATCGTCAAGATTCGTCTTCAGGTCGCCGGCGAGATCGCGGGCGCCAGTAAAGTGCGCGCGTGGTCCGTGGTCAAAGACCTCGGGCTGTTTGGCCTCTACAAGGGGGCGAAGGCCTGTCTGCTTAGGGATGTACCCTTCAGCGCTATCTACTTCCCTGCTTATGCTCATGTTAAG GCCAAATTCGCGGACGAGAACGGGTACAACCACCCACTGACGCTGCTGGTGTCAGGTGCCATTGCTGGCATCCCCGCCGCCTCGCTCGTCACGCCCGCTGACGTCATCAAGACCCGGCTACAG GTGGTAGCGAGATCAGGCCAGACGACGTATAACGGTGTGATTGACGCCGCGAGGAAGATCTATGCTGAAGAAGGTGCTAGAGCTTTCTGGAAGGGTGCCACAG CGCGTGTGTTCCGCTCATCACCACAGTTCGGCGTGACGCTGCTCACATACGAGGTGTTGCAACGTCTCTTCTACGTGGACTTCGGTGGATC ACGGCCGGCGGGTTCCGAGTTCCAAGTATCCACATTGCTGGACGAAGCGAAGAAGAAGCCAGACCACATCGGAGGGTACCAAGTAGCCACGCCGGTGCTCACTGGCTTAGAAACCAAGTTTGGCATCGCGTTGCCAAGGTTCGCGCACATCCACAAACCTCAACCTCAGTAG